One genomic segment of Streptomyces sp. NBC_00239 includes these proteins:
- a CDS encoding multicopper oxidase family protein: protein MRSLHTHHTRRTLLGAGLAVAGSGLLGACSDGSGTGHGSMDHGAPGHAHGASPAATPAGYVTPNGKEVLAAEAARGSGGRVREVRLTATPTPIDLGAGRTVKSWAYGDRLPGQEVRVTAGDTLALTLANHLPQATSLHWHGLALRNDMDGVPGLTQQDIRPGGSFAYRFKVAHPGTYWFHPHSGVQQDRGLYAPLIVEDPREPLAYDKEWVVVLDDWVDGVDGSTPDAVLAELSKGMAGGHAGHGAAPAPAPSGSAGGGPSRVMMGAASDVLGADAGDVAYPHYLVNGRTPEDPTVFAARPGDRIRLRIVNAGGDTAFRVALGGHEMTVTHTDGYPVTHAKTRSLLLGMGERYDVLVTAGDGVFPLTALAEGKDRTALALLRTGGGAAPAAGVRPAELAARPLTADRLRAAAAVALPERAPDRTVKIRLTGGMEKYDWAFDGAPYRADQRHPVEAGERVRLVFSNATAMWHPVHLHGHTFGLAHARGGARKDTAVVLPNGTLTVDFDADNPGLWMIHCHNVYHAEAGMMTVLGYRS from the coding sequence ATGCGCTCTCTTCACACCCACCACACCCGCCGCACCCTGCTCGGCGCCGGTCTCGCCGTGGCCGGCAGCGGGCTGCTCGGCGCCTGTTCCGACGGCTCCGGCACGGGCCACGGCTCCATGGACCACGGGGCCCCGGGCCACGCCCACGGTGCCTCCCCCGCCGCCACGCCGGCCGGCTACGTGACGCCGAACGGCAAGGAGGTCCTGGCCGCCGAGGCCGCGCGCGGTTCCGGCGGCCGGGTCCGCGAGGTCCGGCTCACCGCCACCCCCACCCCGATCGACCTCGGCGCCGGACGCACCGTCAAGTCGTGGGCGTACGGGGACCGGCTGCCCGGCCAGGAGGTCCGCGTCACCGCGGGCGACACCCTGGCGCTCACCCTCGCCAACCACCTCCCGCAGGCCACCTCCCTGCACTGGCACGGCCTCGCGCTGCGCAACGACATGGACGGCGTGCCCGGCCTGACCCAGCAGGACATCCGGCCCGGCGGCTCGTTCGCGTACCGGTTCAAGGTGGCGCACCCGGGCACGTACTGGTTCCACCCGCACTCCGGCGTCCAGCAGGACCGCGGCCTCTACGCCCCGCTGATCGTCGAGGACCCCCGCGAGCCGCTCGCGTACGACAAGGAATGGGTGGTGGTCCTGGACGACTGGGTGGACGGGGTCGACGGCTCCACGCCCGACGCGGTGCTGGCCGAGCTGTCCAAGGGCATGGCCGGCGGCCACGCCGGACACGGCGCCGCTCCCGCCCCCGCCCCGAGCGGCAGCGCCGGCGGCGGCCCGTCCCGGGTCATGATGGGCGCCGCCAGCGACGTGCTCGGCGCCGATGCGGGCGACGTCGCCTACCCGCACTACCTGGTCAACGGGCGCACCCCGGAGGATCCGACGGTGTTCGCGGCCCGCCCGGGCGACCGGATCCGGCTGCGGATCGTCAACGCCGGCGGCGACACCGCCTTCCGGGTCGCGCTCGGCGGCCACGAGATGACGGTCACCCACACCGACGGCTACCCCGTCACGCACGCGAAGACCCGCTCGCTGCTGCTCGGCATGGGCGAGCGGTACGACGTGCTCGTCACCGCCGGGGACGGGGTGTTCCCGCTGACGGCGCTCGCCGAGGGCAAGGACCGCACCGCCCTCGCCCTGCTGCGCACCGGCGGCGGCGCGGCCCCGGCGGCCGGCGTCCGGCCCGCCGAGCTGGCCGCCCGCCCGCTGACCGCCGACCGGCTGCGGGCCGCCGCCGCGGTCGCCCTGCCGGAGCGGGCCCCGGACCGCACCGTGAAGATCCGGCTCACCGGCGGGATGGAGAAGTACGACTGGGCCTTCGACGGCGCCCCCTACCGGGCGGACCAGCGGCATCCGGTCGAGGCCGGCGAGCGGGTCCGGCTGGTGTTCTCGAACGCGACCGCGATGTGGCACCCGGTGCACCTGCACGGCCACACCTTCGGGCTGGCCCACGCGCGCGGCGGGGCCCGCAAGGACACCGCGGTCGTGCTGCCGAACGGGACGCTGACCGTGGACTTCGACGCCGACAACCCGGGCCTGTGGATGATCCACTGCC